The following proteins are encoded in a genomic region of Sylvia atricapilla isolate bSylAtr1 chromosome 14, bSylAtr1.pri, whole genome shotgun sequence:
- the MAML1 gene encoding mastermind-like protein 1 isoform X2: MVLPPCPMAEFVVPRHSAVMERLRRRIELCRRHHSACESRYQAVSPERLELERQQTFALHQRCLQAKAKRAGKHRQPPPAPPPPAPPPPAAAAGSAERSGANGLDGETASGEQQHGRSSALIALHETVKRKLDSAASPQNGDQQNGYGDVFSVSKKLRREDGLGVSGSSNGMPPVSPLHHLDKKSGTGDTLQLNGKHPMGLDGISKKCLPDSSLQMNGGGDADDSFPLSLNKELKQEPVDELPCMNPVAGGSISQNNLMPDLNLNEQEWKELIEELNRSVPDEDMKDLFNDDFEDKKDADSSNSAAQTPLPQDINIKTEFSPAPFEQEQLGSPQVRSTSSGSAFIGAASVPVSAASTTVGSSQAMFQPSSQAMTENPNQPMMQASNHSQNVQRPVLLPGKCAGSAKEMSSAHQLQQIAAKQKRDQMLQNQQQASQVHQTNQMSTWQQSGTSHSPLAVPYTMENPTSPSVYQPDFNNQKLMMPNLGNKSSPRAGGNYHVNILGHQQNSLNQNPVNSQGSMLDYGNTKPLSHYKAECEQGVAVSGQNKTSMLAYIQQRQQPPLSHVGDDQNGMILLKPKSGNIAYRLPHGQDQNPAPTVPRVPVSVPGPGVGAQAPNVSMAGNHSNSAYQQQAAVMKQHQMLMDQQKQREQQQKHLLMEQQKQQFLMEQRQQHLLAEQEKQRQQQEQQLQRHLTRPPPQYQDQPQNPYQQQVGQFTGSSSAMPGVSNLGQSSSGSPRMFPQSQNMIQMGPGHTPVAPLQSGSSQQERGVSQYPGMQNMQRGGLYNLAPGMTQMVPPHTTPSANGQTPMQRQGSLGQGAAVPAAYGQNTLPNSSISQQHNKGALNPTLSKPQMARVPAAMGAQNPSWQHQGIPNINNQTQANSGLGPFTANSSFHMQQTHLKMSNQQFAQGMPQVSLSTSRPMTSMNAAVSGQMLSSSLGAQPRTNPPAQQQVPSQQVLPGMNQTVPDLNAFNQNPNQQIPNRGNLHCSQGYSVRTTSQELPFAYSSQSGNNGLQNLTGDTDLIDSLLKNRTSEEWMNDLDELLGTH; this comes from the exons ATGGTGCTGCCCCCCTGCCCCATGGCGGAGTTCGTGGTGCCGCGGCACAGCGCGGTGATGGAGCGGCTCCGCCGGCGCATCGAGCTCTGCCGGCGGCACCACAGCGCCTGCGAGTCCCGCTACCAGGCCGTGTCCCCGGAGCGCCTGGAGTTGGAGCGCCAGCAAACCTTCGCCCTGCACCAGCGCTGCCTGCAGGCCAAGGCCAAGCGGGCCGGCAAACACCGGCAGCCgcccccggcgccgccgccgcccgcgccccctccgcccgccgccgccgcggggagCGCCGAGAGGAGCGGAGCCAACGGGCTGGACGGCGAGACGGCGAGCGGAGAGCAGCAGCACGGCCGCAGCAGCGCCCTGATCGCG ctCCATGAGACTGTGAAAAGAAAGCTTGATAGTGCTGCTTCCCCTCAGAATGGAGACCAGCAGAATGGCTATGGtgatgtgttttctgtgtcCAAGAAACTGCGTCGTGAGGATGGTCTGGGAGTGAGTGGTTCTTCCAATGGAATGCCCCCTGTGTCTCCCCTCCATCATCTTGACAAGAAATCTGGTACTGGTGATACCTTACAACTTAATGGGAAACATCCAATGGGGCTCGATGGCATCAGCAAGAAGTGTCTTCCAGATTCCAGCCTGCAAATGAATGGAGGTGGTGATGCTGATGATTCATTTCCTCTCAGTTTGAACAAAGAGCTGAAGCAGGAGCCTGTAGATGAGCTTCCCTGTATGAATCCTGTAGCAGGGGGTTCTATATCTCAGAATAACCTGATGCCTGATCTTAATCTAAATGAGCAAGAATGGAAGGAACTTATTGAAGAGCTCAATAGATCCGTGCCCGATGAAGACATGAAGGATCTCTTTAATGATGACtttgaagacaaaaaagatGCAGATTCTTCAAATTCAGCTGCACAGACACCATTGCCACAAGATATTAACATAAAGACTGAGTTTTCCCCAGCACCCTTTGAACAAGAGCAGCTGGGGTCTCCCCAGGTTAGATCCACTTCTTCAGGTTCAGCATTTATTGGTGCTGCTTCTGTACCTGTAAGTGCCGCTTCTACAACGGTTGGTAGTTCTCAGGCTATGTTCCAGCCTTCCAGTCAGGCAATGACTGAAAATCCTAATCAGCCCATGATGCAGGCATCAAACCACTCTCAGAACGTCCAAAGGCCTGTGTTGTTACCTGGGAAGTGTGCAGGAAGTGCCAAAGAAATGTCTTCTGCTCATCAACTTCAGCAGATTGCTGCCAAGCAGAAGAGAGATCAGATGTTGCAGAACCAGCAACAAGCTTCACAAGTCCACCAAACAAATCAAATGTCAACATGGCAAcagtctgggacttcccataGTCCACTGGCTGTCCCATATACCATGGAAAATCCTACTAGCCCATCAGTTTATCAGCCAGACTTCAACAATCAGAAACTCATGATGCCTAATTTGGGAAATAAAAGCTCACCAAGAGCTGGAGGCAATTATCATGTGAACATTTTGGGTCATCAGCAAAACAGCTTGAACCAGAACCCTGTGAACAGTCAAGGCTCTATGCTGGACTATGGGAACACCAAACCTCTTTCCCATTACAAAGCAGAGTGTGAGCAGGGGGTGGCAGTGTCTGGGCAGAACAAGACTTCCATGCTGGCATACATCCAGCAGCgccagcagccacctctgtcCCACGTAGGTGACGACCAAAATGGGATGATCCTGTTGAAACCCAAGTCTGGAAACATTGCCTACCGACTGCCACATGGTCAG GATCAAAACCCTGCTCCTACTGTTCCTCGTGTTCCTGTTTCTGTCCCGGGCCCTGGGGTGGGTGCCCAGGCTCCAAATGTCTCCATGGCAGGTAACCACAGCAACTCAGCTTAtcagcagcaagcagcagtgaTGAAGCAACACCAAATGCTGATGGACCAACAgaagcagagagagcagcaacAAAAGCACCTGCTCATGGAGCAACAGAAGCAGCAGTTCCTAATggaacagaggcagcagcatttGCTGGCAGAACAG GAGaagcagcggcagcagcaggagcagcagctgcagcggCACCTGACACGGCCTCCTCCCCAGTACCAGGATCAGCCACAGAATCCATACCAGCAGCAGGTTGGACAGTTCACAG gGTCATCTTCAGCCATGCCCGGGGTCAGTAATTTAGGACAGTCCAGCTCCGGCAGTCCCCGCATGTTTCCTCAGAGCCAGAACATGATTCAGATGGGACCTGGACACACTCCTGTGGCTCCCCTGCAGTCGGGCTCCAGCCAGCAGGAGCGGGGGGTGTCTCAGTACCCTGGCATGCAGAACATGCAGCGTGGGGGGCTGTACAACCTGGCACCTGGCATGACCCAGATGGTTCCGCCGCACACGACTCCCAGTGCCAATGGACAGACCCCGATGCAGAGACAGGGCAGCTTGGGCCAGGGCGCTGCCGTTCCTGCTGCCTACGGGCAGAACACCTTACCAAACTCAAGTATTTCTCAGCAGCACAATAAAGGTGCACTGAATCCAACCTTATCTAAGCCACAGATGGCAAGAGTCCCAGCTGCTATGGGGGCTCAAAATCCATCTTGGCAACACCAAGGTATCCCTAATATTAACAACCAGACACAAGCAAACAGTGGCTTAGGACCATTTACTGCCAACTCCTCTTTCCACATGCAGCAAACACATCTAAAGATGTCCAACCAGCAGTTTGCCCAGGGAATGCCTCAGGTAAGCCTAAGCACCAGCAGGCCCATGACCTCGATGAACGCTGCTGTCTCTGGGCAGATGCTGTCGTCCTCTTTGGGAGCACAGCCGCGGACAAACCCACCCGCACAGCAACAGGTACCCTCACAGCAAGTCTTGCCTGGCATGAACCAGACTGTTCCAGACCTGAATGCTTTCAACCAGAACCCAAATCAGCAAATTCCCAACAGAGGAAACCTGCACTGTAGCCAAGGGTACTCTGTGAGGACGACCAGTCAGGAGCTGCCTTTTGCCTACAGCAGCCAGTCAGGCAATAATGGACTTCAGAACTTAACTGGTGACACAGATCTGATAGACTCTCTGCTGAAAAACAGGACTTCAGAGGAGTGGATGAACGATTTGGATGAGTTGTTAGGAACTCATTAA
- the MAML1 gene encoding mastermind-like protein 1 isoform X1 gives MVLPPCPMAEFVVPRHSAVMERLRRRIELCRRHHSACESRYQAVSPERLELERQQTFALHQRCLQAKAKRAGKHRQPPPAPPPPAPPPPAAAAGSAERSGANGLDGETASGEQQHGRSSALIAQLHETVKRKLDSAASPQNGDQQNGYGDVFSVSKKLRREDGLGVSGSSNGMPPVSPLHHLDKKSGTGDTLQLNGKHPMGLDGISKKCLPDSSLQMNGGGDADDSFPLSLNKELKQEPVDELPCMNPVAGGSISQNNLMPDLNLNEQEWKELIEELNRSVPDEDMKDLFNDDFEDKKDADSSNSAAQTPLPQDINIKTEFSPAPFEQEQLGSPQVRSTSSGSAFIGAASVPVSAASTTVGSSQAMFQPSSQAMTENPNQPMMQASNHSQNVQRPVLLPGKCAGSAKEMSSAHQLQQIAAKQKRDQMLQNQQQASQVHQTNQMSTWQQSGTSHSPLAVPYTMENPTSPSVYQPDFNNQKLMMPNLGNKSSPRAGGNYHVNILGHQQNSLNQNPVNSQGSMLDYGNTKPLSHYKAECEQGVAVSGQNKTSMLAYIQQRQQPPLSHVGDDQNGMILLKPKSGNIAYRLPHGQDQNPAPTVPRVPVSVPGPGVGAQAPNVSMAGNHSNSAYQQQAAVMKQHQMLMDQQKQREQQQKHLLMEQQKQQFLMEQRQQHLLAEQEKQRQQQEQQLQRHLTRPPPQYQDQPQNPYQQQVGQFTGSSSAMPGVSNLGQSSSGSPRMFPQSQNMIQMGPGHTPVAPLQSGSSQQERGVSQYPGMQNMQRGGLYNLAPGMTQMVPPHTTPSANGQTPMQRQGSLGQGAAVPAAYGQNTLPNSSISQQHNKGALNPTLSKPQMARVPAAMGAQNPSWQHQGIPNINNQTQANSGLGPFTANSSFHMQQTHLKMSNQQFAQGMPQVSLSTSRPMTSMNAAVSGQMLSSSLGAQPRTNPPAQQQVPSQQVLPGMNQTVPDLNAFNQNPNQQIPNRGNLHCSQGYSVRTTSQELPFAYSSQSGNNGLQNLTGDTDLIDSLLKNRTSEEWMNDLDELLGTH, from the exons ATGGTGCTGCCCCCCTGCCCCATGGCGGAGTTCGTGGTGCCGCGGCACAGCGCGGTGATGGAGCGGCTCCGCCGGCGCATCGAGCTCTGCCGGCGGCACCACAGCGCCTGCGAGTCCCGCTACCAGGCCGTGTCCCCGGAGCGCCTGGAGTTGGAGCGCCAGCAAACCTTCGCCCTGCACCAGCGCTGCCTGCAGGCCAAGGCCAAGCGGGCCGGCAAACACCGGCAGCCgcccccggcgccgccgccgcccgcgccccctccgcccgccgccgccgcggggagCGCCGAGAGGAGCGGAGCCAACGGGCTGGACGGCGAGACGGCGAGCGGAGAGCAGCAGCACGGCCGCAGCAGCGCCCTGATCGCG cagctCCATGAGACTGTGAAAAGAAAGCTTGATAGTGCTGCTTCCCCTCAGAATGGAGACCAGCAGAATGGCTATGGtgatgtgttttctgtgtcCAAGAAACTGCGTCGTGAGGATGGTCTGGGAGTGAGTGGTTCTTCCAATGGAATGCCCCCTGTGTCTCCCCTCCATCATCTTGACAAGAAATCTGGTACTGGTGATACCTTACAACTTAATGGGAAACATCCAATGGGGCTCGATGGCATCAGCAAGAAGTGTCTTCCAGATTCCAGCCTGCAAATGAATGGAGGTGGTGATGCTGATGATTCATTTCCTCTCAGTTTGAACAAAGAGCTGAAGCAGGAGCCTGTAGATGAGCTTCCCTGTATGAATCCTGTAGCAGGGGGTTCTATATCTCAGAATAACCTGATGCCTGATCTTAATCTAAATGAGCAAGAATGGAAGGAACTTATTGAAGAGCTCAATAGATCCGTGCCCGATGAAGACATGAAGGATCTCTTTAATGATGACtttgaagacaaaaaagatGCAGATTCTTCAAATTCAGCTGCACAGACACCATTGCCACAAGATATTAACATAAAGACTGAGTTTTCCCCAGCACCCTTTGAACAAGAGCAGCTGGGGTCTCCCCAGGTTAGATCCACTTCTTCAGGTTCAGCATTTATTGGTGCTGCTTCTGTACCTGTAAGTGCCGCTTCTACAACGGTTGGTAGTTCTCAGGCTATGTTCCAGCCTTCCAGTCAGGCAATGACTGAAAATCCTAATCAGCCCATGATGCAGGCATCAAACCACTCTCAGAACGTCCAAAGGCCTGTGTTGTTACCTGGGAAGTGTGCAGGAAGTGCCAAAGAAATGTCTTCTGCTCATCAACTTCAGCAGATTGCTGCCAAGCAGAAGAGAGATCAGATGTTGCAGAACCAGCAACAAGCTTCACAAGTCCACCAAACAAATCAAATGTCAACATGGCAAcagtctgggacttcccataGTCCACTGGCTGTCCCATATACCATGGAAAATCCTACTAGCCCATCAGTTTATCAGCCAGACTTCAACAATCAGAAACTCATGATGCCTAATTTGGGAAATAAAAGCTCACCAAGAGCTGGAGGCAATTATCATGTGAACATTTTGGGTCATCAGCAAAACAGCTTGAACCAGAACCCTGTGAACAGTCAAGGCTCTATGCTGGACTATGGGAACACCAAACCTCTTTCCCATTACAAAGCAGAGTGTGAGCAGGGGGTGGCAGTGTCTGGGCAGAACAAGACTTCCATGCTGGCATACATCCAGCAGCgccagcagccacctctgtcCCACGTAGGTGACGACCAAAATGGGATGATCCTGTTGAAACCCAAGTCTGGAAACATTGCCTACCGACTGCCACATGGTCAG GATCAAAACCCTGCTCCTACTGTTCCTCGTGTTCCTGTTTCTGTCCCGGGCCCTGGGGTGGGTGCCCAGGCTCCAAATGTCTCCATGGCAGGTAACCACAGCAACTCAGCTTAtcagcagcaagcagcagtgaTGAAGCAACACCAAATGCTGATGGACCAACAgaagcagagagagcagcaacAAAAGCACCTGCTCATGGAGCAACAGAAGCAGCAGTTCCTAATggaacagaggcagcagcatttGCTGGCAGAACAG GAGaagcagcggcagcagcaggagcagcagctgcagcggCACCTGACACGGCCTCCTCCCCAGTACCAGGATCAGCCACAGAATCCATACCAGCAGCAGGTTGGACAGTTCACAG gGTCATCTTCAGCCATGCCCGGGGTCAGTAATTTAGGACAGTCCAGCTCCGGCAGTCCCCGCATGTTTCCTCAGAGCCAGAACATGATTCAGATGGGACCTGGACACACTCCTGTGGCTCCCCTGCAGTCGGGCTCCAGCCAGCAGGAGCGGGGGGTGTCTCAGTACCCTGGCATGCAGAACATGCAGCGTGGGGGGCTGTACAACCTGGCACCTGGCATGACCCAGATGGTTCCGCCGCACACGACTCCCAGTGCCAATGGACAGACCCCGATGCAGAGACAGGGCAGCTTGGGCCAGGGCGCTGCCGTTCCTGCTGCCTACGGGCAGAACACCTTACCAAACTCAAGTATTTCTCAGCAGCACAATAAAGGTGCACTGAATCCAACCTTATCTAAGCCACAGATGGCAAGAGTCCCAGCTGCTATGGGGGCTCAAAATCCATCTTGGCAACACCAAGGTATCCCTAATATTAACAACCAGACACAAGCAAACAGTGGCTTAGGACCATTTACTGCCAACTCCTCTTTCCACATGCAGCAAACACATCTAAAGATGTCCAACCAGCAGTTTGCCCAGGGAATGCCTCAGGTAAGCCTAAGCACCAGCAGGCCCATGACCTCGATGAACGCTGCTGTCTCTGGGCAGATGCTGTCGTCCTCTTTGGGAGCACAGCCGCGGACAAACCCACCCGCACAGCAACAGGTACCCTCACAGCAAGTCTTGCCTGGCATGAACCAGACTGTTCCAGACCTGAATGCTTTCAACCAGAACCCAAATCAGCAAATTCCCAACAGAGGAAACCTGCACTGTAGCCAAGGGTACTCTGTGAGGACGACCAGTCAGGAGCTGCCTTTTGCCTACAGCAGCCAGTCAGGCAATAATGGACTTCAGAACTTAACTGGTGACACAGATCTGATAGACTCTCTGCTGAAAAACAGGACTTCAGAGGAGTGGATGAACGATTTGGATGAGTTGTTAGGAACTCATTAA